The following coding sequences are from one Culex quinquefasciatus strain JHB chromosome 1, VPISU_Cqui_1.0_pri_paternal, whole genome shotgun sequence window:
- the LOC119770593 gene encoding uncharacterized protein LOC119770593, whose protein sequence is MLRTPKGGRKKTPKKKTPAKSDKNGDAQKSDTQEVKVVPVTPISKQLEEQRRKEEARKMEEQQKVLMRQRDAVAEKLDRVKAAIKSSTEQLNQNLKNLHFLKLQLKTVEACYGEFNAFQNQIYGLALTPEQEKLHRACYLKFETLHNILTVQLNELIERLSKPSVALVPAAPACAVVPQYLPPLSVPLPKFDGTYENWFSFKCMFRSVMDRYQGEAPSMKLYHLRNSLVGRAEGVIDQDIINNNDYEAAWALLVETYEDKRVIIDKHIEALFNLPKITNDDAVAFRKLIDTCVKHIEALKNLQLPVDGLGEQMLMNLLAARMDKETRLAWESQWKAGELPTYAATIAYLKEKCRVLEVVEQCSVTVEKVTPHRSVAMLIAGTQKCSVCNRQHGLNGCEQFKGKSVNEKYSHLRKCGLCFNCLRRGHRVAACTSTNTCKICGNRHHTMLHTGGVKKQMVVPISTAPVTSKPMDKRRTRPARKQTLLSTAVVLVDGGSSGPHLCRALIDSGSQNHFVTERFADKLAIKKERADYQVSGLHDFKTRISSLIRATVKSRVGDFSTELELLVTPSIIDDLPPESIDITSWNLPPNIKLADPGFNSASPIDMLLGAELFWNLIRSGRITLAETMPSLRETELGWVVGGVLKH, encoded by the coding sequence ATGTTGAGAACGCCCAAAGGTGGTAGGAAGAAGACGCCAAAGAAGAAAACCCCCGCGAAAAGTGACAAGAACGGTGACGCTCAAAAGAGCGATACGCAAGAAGTGAAAGTGGTTCCGGTTACGCCGATCAGCAAGCAGCTTGAGGAACAGCGCCGGAAGGAGGAAGCTCGGAAGATGGAAGAGCAGCAGAAAGTGCTGATGCGGCAGCGGGACGCGGTGGCGGAAAAGCTGGACCGAGTAAAGGCAGCCATCAAGTCGAGCACCGAGCAACTGAACCAGAACTTGAAGAACCTGCACTTCCTGAAGTTGCAGTTGAAGACGGTTGAGGCCTGCTACGGTGAGTTCAATGCATTCCAGAACCAGATCTACGGACTGGCACTCACTCCGGAGCAGGAGAAGCTGCACCGGGCGTGCTACTTAAAATTCGAGACGCTTCACAACATTTTGACGGTTCAGCTCAACGAGTTGATCGAACGGCTTTCAAAGCCAAGCGTCGCGCTCGTTCCGGCCGCCCCCGCGTGTGCAGTTGTGCCGCAGTACTTGCCGCCGCTCAGTGTGCCCTTGCCGAAGTTCGACGGCACTTACGAGAACTGGTTTTCGTTCAAGTGCATGTTCAGGAGCGTGATGGACCGGTACCAGGGTGAGGCTCCGTCGATGAAGCTGTACCATCTACGGAACTCGTTGGTCGGCAGGGCAGAAGGCGTGATCGACCAAGACATCATCAACAACAACGACTACGAGGCAGCGTGGGCTCTCTTGGTGGAAACATACGAGGACAAGCGAGTGATAATCGACAAGCACATCGAAGCTTTGTTCAATCTGCCGAAGATCACAAATGACGACGCCGTCGCGTTCCGGAAATTGATTGACACGTGCGTCAAGCACATCGAGGCGTTGAAGAATCTTCAACTTCCTGTCGACGGATTGGGTGAGCAGATGCTGATGAACCTGCTTGCAGCAAGGATGGACAAGGAGACGCGGTTGGCGTGGGAATCGCAATGGAAGGCCGGCGAGCTACCGACGTACGCGGCCACGATCGCGTACCTAAAGGAGAAGTGCCGAGTTCTGGAGGTGGTGGAACAGTGCAGTGTGACGGTGGAAAAAGTGACGCCGCACAGATCAGTAGCGATGCTGATAGCTGGTACGCAGAAGTGTTCCGTATGCAACCGGCAACACGGCTTGAACGGGTGCGAGCAGTTCAAAGGAAAATCCGTCAACGAGAAGTACAGCCATTTGCGGAAATGTGGGTTGTGCTTCAACTGTTTGAGGAGAGGACATCGCGTGGCAGCATGTACGTCTACGAACACCTGCAAGATCTGTGGCAATCGGCATCACACAATGCTGCACACTGGTGGAGTGAAGAAGCAGATGGTCGTTCCGATCTCGACGGCGCCAGTTACGTCGAAGCCAATGGACAAACGCCGCACTCGACCTGCCAGGAAACAGACCCTTCTCTCGACCGCCGTAGTACTCGTCGACGGTGGAAGCAGCGGCCCGCACTTGTGTCGAGCGCTGATAGACTCGGGATCGCAAAACCACTTCGTCACGGAACGGTTTGCCGACAAACTGGCGATCAAGAAGGAGCGCGCCGACTACCAGGTCAGTGGTTTGCACGACTTTAAGACGAGGATCAGCAGCCTGATCCGAGCGACGGTTAAGTCTCGCGTTGGCGATTTCTCGACCGAGCTGGAGCTGTTAGTCACTCCGAGTATAATTGATGACCTGCCGCCGGAATCGATCGACATCACAAGCTGGAACTTACCACCGAACATCAAGCTCGCTGATCCGGGGTTCAATTCGGCAAGCCCAATCGATATGCTGCTGGGAGCAGAATTGTTTTGGAACCTGATAAGGTCAGGTAGGATCACGCTGGCGGAGACCATGCCCTCGCTCAGGGAAACTGAGTTGGGATGGGTTGTCGGCGGTGTGTTGAAGCATTGA